The Leucobacter rhizosphaerae genome includes a region encoding these proteins:
- a CDS encoding multifunctional oxoglutarate decarboxylase/oxoglutarate dehydrogenase thiamine pyrophosphate-binding subunit/dihydrolipoyllysine-residue succinyltransferase subunit has translation MAERTETTGQDGPAGDFGANAWLVDELWKQYQVDKNSVDQSWWPVLEQYASSPAAAEAQSAPPAATPAAAPAPTAAPAATSHPVTSPITTPTQTARTTNAAPRTAPIPADAPRATPSSNAPLAPAEEDRVTPLRGMARTLSKNMDQSLAVPTATSVRTIPAKLLIDNRIVINNHLRRSRGGKVSFTHLIGWALIQTLKEFPSQNVAYAEVDGKPSVIAPAHVGLGIAIDVPKPDGTRSLLVPSIKRAETLDFNEFLAAYEDLVKRGRDNKLGADDFQGTTISLTNPGGIGTVHSVPRLMQGQGSIIGAGALEYPAEFQGSSPEVLTNLGIGKTITLTSTYDHRVIQGAGSGEFLKLVHERLIGGHSFYEDIFSALRIPYKPVQWAHDIHVDISGAVDKSARVQELINSFRVRGHLMADTDPLEYRQRTHPDLEIESHGLTFWDLDREFVTGGIGGRRSMKLRDILGVLRDSYCRKIGIEYMHIQDPVQRTWLREQLEVPYTKPSHDEHLRILEKLNEAEAFETFLQTKYVGQKRFSLEGGESVIPLLDAMLIDAAEDGVDSVDIGMAHRGRLNVLSNIAGKTYGQIFREFEGAQATKAGSGDVKYHLGTTGMFTAPNGTQVPVHLAANPSHLETVDGVLEGIVRAKQDLKPIGSFTTLPLIIHGDAAMAGQGVVYETMQMSQLRGYRTGGTIHVIINNQVGFTTLPTDSRSAVYSSDVGKVVQAPIFHVNGDDPESVVRVAKLAYAFRQRFHVDVIVDLICYRRRGHNEGDDPSMTQPLMTDLIEAKRSTRRLFTSSLVGRGDITEEEYEKAKQDFQDRLELAFQETHAAQTGAIPVIDQSGIGEIAEAGGPGPAPLQTAVDVTVIERIGDAFANKPEGFTVHPKLQQLLNKRFTMTREGGIDWGFGELLALGALLMEGTAVRFAGQDARRGTFAQRHAVFHDRANGQEWIPLLNLSEEQARFWIYDSLLSEYAALAYEYGYSLQREDALVLWEAQFGDFVNGAQSVVDEFISSAEQKWGQQSSVVMLLPHGYEGQGPDHSSARIERFLQLCAEDNMIVTRPSTPANYFHLLRRQAYARPRKPLVVFTPKSMLRLRGATSSIEDFTTGTFQPVIDDPQVIDANAVTRVVLVSGKTYYDLRVALDKNPDPRVALVRVEQFYPMPVAQLGRVLTQYPGAELVWVQDEPENQGAWPFISLELSKQLANDRIRLVSRAASAAPSTGSAKVHAMEQEALVSRALHFDSDD, from the coding sequence TTGGCTGAGCGCACGGAGACCACCGGTCAGGATGGTCCCGCAGGAGATTTCGGTGCAAACGCTTGGCTTGTCGATGAGCTGTGGAAGCAGTATCAGGTCGACAAGAACTCCGTGGATCAATCGTGGTGGCCCGTGCTCGAGCAGTACGCGAGCTCTCCGGCAGCGGCTGAGGCCCAGTCCGCGCCCCCCGCTGCGACGCCCGCCGCAGCGCCCGCGCCGACCGCCGCTCCGGCCGCGACCAGTCACCCCGTGACCTCTCCGATCACCACCCCCACGCAGACCGCGCGCACGACGAACGCAGCCCCGCGCACGGCGCCGATCCCGGCCGACGCCCCGCGCGCGACCCCGTCGTCGAACGCGCCGCTCGCCCCCGCCGAAGAGGACCGCGTCACCCCGCTGCGCGGCATGGCCCGGACGCTCTCCAAGAACATGGATCAGAGCCTCGCGGTGCCGACGGCCACGAGCGTCCGCACGATCCCCGCGAAGCTCCTCATCGACAACCGCATCGTGATCAACAACCACCTGCGGCGCAGTCGCGGCGGCAAGGTGTCGTTCACGCATCTCATCGGCTGGGCCCTGATCCAGACGCTCAAGGAGTTCCCCAGCCAGAACGTCGCCTACGCCGAGGTCGACGGCAAGCCCTCCGTCATCGCCCCGGCGCACGTGGGGCTCGGGATCGCGATCGACGTCCCGAAGCCGGACGGCACCCGCTCGCTGCTCGTGCCGTCGATCAAGCGCGCGGAGACGCTGGACTTCAACGAGTTCCTGGCCGCGTACGAGGACCTGGTGAAGCGCGGCCGCGACAACAAGCTCGGCGCCGACGACTTCCAGGGCACCACCATCTCCCTGACGAACCCCGGCGGCATCGGCACCGTGCACTCGGTGCCCCGCCTCATGCAGGGCCAGGGCAGCATCATCGGCGCGGGCGCCCTCGAGTACCCGGCCGAGTTCCAGGGCTCCTCCCCCGAGGTCCTCACGAACCTCGGCATCGGCAAGACCATCACGCTGACGAGCACCTACGACCACCGCGTCATTCAGGGTGCCGGCTCCGGCGAGTTCCTGAAGCTCGTGCACGAGCGCCTCATCGGCGGCCACAGCTTCTACGAGGACATCTTCTCGGCGCTCCGCATCCCCTACAAGCCTGTCCAGTGGGCGCACGACATCCACGTCGACATCTCCGGCGCCGTCGACAAGTCGGCCCGCGTCCAGGAGCTCATCAACTCCTTCCGGGTCCGCGGCCACCTCATGGCCGACACCGACCCGCTCGAGTACCGCCAGCGCACGCACCCCGACCTCGAGATCGAGTCGCACGGCCTGACCTTCTGGGACCTGGACCGCGAGTTCGTCACCGGTGGCATCGGCGGCAGGCGCAGCATGAAGCTCCGCGACATCCTCGGCGTGCTCCGCGACTCGTACTGCCGCAAGATCGGCATCGAGTACATGCACATCCAGGATCCCGTGCAGCGCACCTGGCTGCGCGAGCAGCTCGAGGTGCCGTACACGAAGCCGAGTCACGACGAGCACCTGCGCATCCTCGAGAAGCTCAACGAGGCCGAGGCCTTCGAGACCTTCCTGCAGACCAAGTACGTCGGGCAGAAGCGCTTCAGCCTCGAGGGCGGCGAGTCGGTGATCCCGCTCCTCGACGCGATGCTCATCGACGCTGCAGAGGACGGCGTCGACTCGGTCGACATCGGCATGGCCCACCGCGGCCGCCTCAACGTCCTCTCCAACATCGCGGGCAAGACCTACGGTCAGATCTTCCGCGAGTTCGAGGGCGCGCAGGCGACGAAGGCGGGGTCGGGCGACGTCAAGTACCACCTCGGCACGACGGGCATGTTCACGGCACCCAACGGCACCCAGGTGCCGGTCCACCTCGCCGCGAACCCCTCCCACCTGGAGACCGTCGACGGCGTGCTCGAGGGCATCGTCCGCGCGAAGCAGGACCTGAAGCCGATCGGCTCGTTCACGACCCTCCCCCTCATCATCCACGGCGACGCCGCGATGGCCGGTCAGGGTGTGGTGTACGAGACGATGCAGATGTCGCAGCTGCGCGGCTACCGCACGGGCGGCACGATCCACGTCATCATCAACAACCAGGTCGGCTTCACCACGCTGCCCACCGACTCCCGCTCGGCGGTCTACTCCTCCGACGTGGGCAAGGTCGTGCAGGCCCCGATCTTCCACGTGAACGGCGACGACCCCGAGTCCGTCGTGCGCGTCGCGAAGCTCGCCTACGCATTCCGCCAGCGGTTCCACGTCGACGTGATCGTCGACCTCATCTGCTACCGCCGACGCGGGCACAACGAGGGCGACGATCCCTCGATGACCCAGCCGCTCATGACCGACCTGATCGAGGCGAAGCGCTCGACCCGTCGGCTCTTCACGAGCTCGCTCGTCGGCCGCGGTGACATCACCGAGGAGGAGTACGAGAAGGCGAAGCAGGACTTCCAGGATCGCCTCGAGCTCGCGTTCCAGGAGACGCACGCCGCGCAGACCGGCGCGATCCCGGTGATCGACCAGAGCGGGATCGGCGAGATCGCCGAGGCCGGCGGCCCCGGCCCCGCGCCGCTCCAGACGGCCGTCGACGTCACCGTGATCGAGCGCATCGGCGACGCGTTCGCGAACAAGCCCGAGGGCTTCACCGTGCACCCGAAGTTGCAGCAGCTGCTCAACAAGCGCTTCACCATGACGCGCGAGGGCGGCATCGACTGGGGCTTCGGCGAGCTGCTCGCCCTCGGCGCCCTGCTCATGGAGGGCACCGCGGTGCGCTTCGCGGGCCAGGACGCGCGCCGCGGCACCTTCGCGCAGCGCCACGCGGTCTTCCACGACCGGGCGAACGGACAGGAGTGGATCCCGCTGCTGAACCTCTCCGAGGAGCAGGCACGGTTCTGGATCTACGACTCGCTGCTCTCCGAGTACGCCGCGCTCGCCTACGAGTACGGCTACTCGCTGCAGCGCGAGGACGCCCTCGTGCTGTGGGAGGCGCAGTTCGGCGACTTCGTCAACGGTGCGCAGAGCGTCGTCGATGAGTTCATCTCCTCCGCCGAGCAGAAGTGGGGCCAGCAGTCCTCCGTCGTGATGCTCCTGCCCCACGGCTACGAGGGTCAGGGTCCCGACCACTCCTCGGCGCGCATCGAGCGGTTCCTCCAGCTCTGCGCCGAGGACAACATGATCGTCACGCGCCCTTCGACCCCGGCCAACTACTTCCACCTGCTGCGGCGGCAGGCGTACGCCCGCCCCCGTAAGCCGCTCGTGGTCTTCACCCCGAAGTCGATGCTGCGGCTGCGCGGCGCGACCTCGAGCATCGAGGACTTCACGACCGGCACGTTCCAGCCGGTGATCGACGACCCGCAGGTCATCGACGCCAACGCGGTGACGCGCGTCGTCCTGGTGTCGGGCAAGACGTACTACGACCTCCGCGTCGCGCTCGACAAGAATCCGGATCCGCGCGTGGCCCTGGTCCGCGTCGAGCAGTTCTACCCGATGCCGGTCGCGCAGCTGGGGCGGGTGCTCACGCAGTACCCCGGTGCCGAGCTGGTGTGGGTGCAGGACGAGCCGGAGAACCAGGGCGCCTGGCCCTTCATCTCCCTGGAGCTGTCGAAGCAGCTGGCGAACGACCGCATCCGCCTGGTCTCCCGCGCGGCCTCGGCCGCGCCCTCAACCGGATCGGCCAAGGTGCACGCCATGGAGCAGGAGGCGCTCGTCTCCCGGGCGCTGCACTTCGACAGCGACGACTAG
- a CDS encoding FadR/GntR family transcriptional regulator — protein MHKPLLGHPAVHGDGDVTGQQVGGIAQRIASAISVGMLTVGERLPPEAELASQFGIAVATLRKALATLRAQGIVETRRGRNGGTFVVQAPFPSTESLTSTLRSTSIVVLRDIADEHSAVSGMAARLAAERTPPDFRTRLAELAFRAREARGAQELSMADSRFHVEIAVLSHSQRLLTAEQGLQAELGPFLWCEDLTRASGQLAFTEHLSLIMAIEQQRPDDAQRIAVDHVRGNIRMIIEAKLRLGVRELPARTAQRTEAVS, from the coding sequence ATGCACAAGCCGCTCCTGGGGCACCCCGCGGTGCACGGCGACGGGGACGTCACCGGGCAGCAGGTCGGCGGGATCGCGCAGCGCATCGCGTCCGCGATCTCCGTCGGCATGCTCACCGTGGGCGAGCGGCTGCCGCCCGAGGCGGAGCTCGCGAGCCAGTTCGGGATCGCGGTCGCGACCCTGCGCAAGGCGCTCGCGACGCTCCGCGCGCAGGGCATCGTCGAGACCCGGCGCGGCCGCAACGGCGGCACGTTCGTGGTGCAGGCGCCGTTCCCCTCGACCGAGTCGCTCACGTCGACCCTCCGCAGCACGAGCATCGTGGTGCTGCGCGACATCGCCGACGAGCATTCGGCGGTCTCGGGCATGGCGGCCCGACTCGCGGCCGAGCGCACACCGCCCGACTTCCGCACCCGCCTCGCGGAGCTCGCGTTCCGCGCTCGAGAAGCGCGCGGCGCCCAGGAGCTCTCGATGGCCGACAGCCGGTTCCACGTCGAGATCGCGGTGCTGAGCCACTCCCAGCGCCTCCTCACCGCGGAGCAGGGTCTGCAGGCCGAGCTCGGCCCGTTCCTGTGGTGCGAGGACCTCACGCGCGCCTCCGGCCAGCTCGCGTTCACGGAACACCTGTCGCTGATCATGGCGATCGAGCAGCAGCGCCCCGATGACGCGCAGCGCATCGCGGTCGATCACGTCAGGGGGAACATCCGCATGATCATCGAAGCCAAACTGCGGCTCGGCGTCCGCGAGCTCCCGGCCCGCACGGCGCAGCGCACGGAGGCGGTGTCGTGA
- a CDS encoding cache domain-containing protein, with amino-acid sequence MSGAGSTPPMPAPGAVSVDETLDLLRSWFAERFGHLRTLADELIAYLGFDAAGNIDLSETTKRKLKAAAVRFLADNETVDGCGLIFAHSALGTENGHLEWWVREDESRFARYSFGVVPGADRYYDYEQHEWFIRAFHEGTPALVGPYIDYLGVEAYVMTLTVPAEIDGRRVGAVGNDMQVEDLERALMPLLLRSPVETVLLGRHGTVLFGNTSRFLPGDWVPPVVDGFTRVPLEPLSSEIQLLVAAG; translated from the coding sequence GTGAGCGGCGCGGGTTCGACCCCGCCGATGCCGGCTCCGGGTGCGGTGTCCGTCGACGAGACGCTCGATCTCCTCCGCAGCTGGTTCGCCGAGCGATTCGGGCACCTCCGCACGCTCGCCGACGAGTTGATCGCGTACCTCGGGTTCGACGCCGCGGGCAACATCGACCTGAGCGAGACCACCAAGCGCAAGCTCAAGGCCGCGGCCGTGCGCTTCCTCGCCGACAACGAGACCGTCGACGGCTGCGGCCTCATCTTCGCCCACTCGGCGCTCGGCACCGAGAACGGCCACCTCGAGTGGTGGGTGCGCGAGGACGAGTCGCGCTTCGCGCGGTACTCCTTCGGTGTTGTGCCCGGCGCGGATCGGTACTACGACTACGAGCAGCACGAGTGGTTCATCCGCGCCTTCCACGAGGGCACGCCCGCCCTCGTGGGGCCGTACATCGACTACCTCGGCGTCGAGGCCTACGTAATGACCCTCACGGTGCCGGCCGAGATCGACGGCCGCCGGGTGGGCGCCGTCGGCAACGACATGCAGGTCGAGGATCTCGAGCGGGCGCTCATGCCGCTGCTCCTGCGGAGCCCCGTCGAGACCGTGCTGCTCGGGCGGCACGGCACGGTGCTCTTCGGCAACACCTCGCGCTTCCTCCCGGGCGACTGGGTGCCGCCCGTCGTCGACGGTTTCACCCGAGTACCGCTCGAACCGCTCTCGAGCGAAATCCAACTGCTCGTCGCGGCGGGCTAG
- a CDS encoding type 1 glutamine amidotransferase — MSRARVLVVEHQENAGLGLLTSSLVEGGAELDIVGPDVGRAVPESLDGYDALIVLGGAMGPMEDDTSPWLPATRHLLATGIEQQVPTLGICLGAQLMVSATGGHVRTMPEGPEIGLHSVAFSETAAGDPLFGELSATSVPVVQWHYLEADRLPEQATLLASSAACANQAFRVGPAAWGVQFHPEALGQTAAEWVEEDEESLAELGIEGDAVIRGVREAEPALTDVWSELARRFAKLAASSEPAAASS; from the coding sequence ATGAGTCGCGCACGTGTGCTGGTCGTTGAGCACCAGGAGAATGCCGGCCTCGGCCTGCTCACCTCGAGTCTGGTCGAGGGCGGTGCCGAGCTCGACATCGTCGGCCCCGACGTCGGACGGGCCGTGCCGGAGTCGCTCGACGGCTACGACGCCCTGATCGTGCTCGGCGGTGCCATGGGCCCGATGGAGGACGACACCTCGCCCTGGCTCCCCGCCACGCGGCACCTCCTCGCCACCGGCATCGAGCAGCAGGTCCCGACGCTCGGGATCTGCCTCGGCGCGCAGCTCATGGTCTCGGCGACCGGCGGCCACGTGCGCACGATGCCCGAGGGGCCCGAGATCGGCTTGCATTCCGTCGCGTTCAGCGAGACCGCGGCGGGAGACCCGCTCTTCGGCGAGCTCAGCGCGACCTCCGTGCCGGTCGTGCAGTGGCACTACCTCGAGGCCGATCGCCTCCCCGAGCAGGCCACGCTGCTCGCGTCGAGCGCCGCCTGCGCGAACCAGGCCTTCCGCGTCGGCCCCGCCGCGTGGGGCGTGCAGTTCCACCCCGAGGCCCTCGGCCAGACGGCGGCGGAGTGGGTGGAGGAGGACGAGGAGAGCCTCGCCGAGCTCGGGATCGAGGGCGACGCCGTGATCCGCGGGGTACGCGAGGCCGAGCCCGCGCTCACCGACGTGTGGTCGGAGCTGGCCCGCCGGTTCGCGAAGCTGGCGGCGAGCAGCGAGCCCGCCGCGGCGAGCAGCTAG
- a CDS encoding gamma-glutamyl-gamma-aminobutyrate hydrolase family protein — translation MSTPRIGVTGMWSNQIHGLRFDGSAVSAAVLRSVIRAGGEPLTLFAESALPAEERVRDLDGLLVPGGSDVDPARYRQEPDPATSPADFAAQDQFEADLMAAAIAQGVPVLAICRGFQLLNVEHGGTLVQDVPADSPHRNSVHDVTLAADSALAAAIGRSELPVSSYHHQAVDRVGDGLRVVGRASDGVVEALEHPTADLIAVQWHPEDTAATDVTQHAIFRWIVDRARDRAAERDAT, via the coding sequence GTGAGCACCCCGCGGATCGGCGTGACCGGGATGTGGTCGAACCAGATCCACGGGCTGCGCTTCGACGGCAGCGCGGTCTCCGCCGCGGTGCTGCGCTCCGTGATCCGGGCCGGCGGGGAACCGCTGACCCTGTTCGCGGAGAGCGCGCTGCCGGCCGAGGAGCGGGTGCGGGATCTCGACGGCCTGCTCGTGCCGGGCGGCTCCGACGTCGATCCCGCGCGCTACCGGCAGGAGCCCGATCCCGCGACCTCCCCGGCCGACTTCGCCGCGCAGGATCAGTTCGAGGCCGACCTCATGGCGGCCGCGATCGCGCAGGGGGTGCCCGTGCTCGCGATCTGCCGCGGGTTCCAGCTGCTGAACGTCGAGCACGGCGGCACCCTGGTGCAAGACGTGCCCGCCGACAGTCCGCACCGCAACAGCGTGCACGACGTGACGCTCGCCGCGGACTCGGCGCTCGCCGCCGCGATCGGGCGGTCCGAGCTGCCGGTCTCCTCGTACCACCACCAGGCGGTCGACCGGGTGGGCGACGGCCTGCGGGTCGTGGGCCGGGCGTCGGACGGGGTGGTCGAGGCGCTCGAGCACCCGACCGCCGACCTCATCGCTGTACAGTGGCATCCGGAAGACACCGCGGCGACCGACGTGACACAGCACGCGATCTTCCGGTGGATCGTGGATCGGGCGCGGGATCGCGCCGCAGAAAGGGACGCAACATGA
- a CDS encoding substrate-binding periplasmic protein, translating to MTDSTRTTRTIRLACIDSEALPLFSKSTDGRTRGGYEPEAAQLVFDRLGAAVEWVMVPWDDMIPSVRSGAADAVWCGQGMTEERAALVDFTHPYAVFNETLIVRADDPARSADALAGYKIGAIANSTNMKLAETFPGVELVSFGASDDVFGDMIEATRSGAIDGFVDDDVVMIPLGQEDPDFVEAFTVLTGNRWGIGVAPGNDALRSEINAALEAVIADGSLEAVWTKWMPLLPFPLSAAALEGNGAA from the coding sequence GTGACCGACAGCACCCGCACCACCCGCACCATCCGACTCGCCTGCATCGACTCGGAAGCGCTGCCGCTCTTCTCGAAGAGCACCGACGGGCGCACGCGCGGCGGCTACGAGCCCGAGGCCGCCCAGCTCGTCTTCGACCGGCTCGGCGCGGCCGTCGAGTGGGTCATGGTGCCCTGGGACGACATGATCCCGTCCGTGCGCAGCGGCGCCGCCGACGCCGTCTGGTGCGGTCAGGGCATGACCGAGGAGCGCGCGGCGCTCGTCGACTTCACGCACCCCTACGCGGTCTTCAACGAGACGCTCATCGTGCGGGCCGACGATCCGGCGCGCTCCGCGGACGCCCTCGCCGGCTACAAGATCGGCGCGATCGCGAACTCGACGAACATGAAGCTCGCCGAGACGTTCCCCGGCGTCGAGCTCGTGAGCTTCGGCGCGAGCGACGACGTCTTCGGTGACATGATCGAGGCCACCCGCTCCGGGGCGATCGACGGCTTCGTGGACGACGACGTCGTGATGATCCCGCTCGGCCAGGAGGACCCCGACTTCGTGGAGGCCTTCACGGTGCTCACCGGCAATCGCTGGGGGATCGGGGTCGCCCCGGGCAACGACGCGCTCCGGTCCGAGATCAACGCGGCGCTCGAGGCGGTCATCGCCGACGGCTCGCTCGAGGCGGTCTGGACGAAGTGGATGCCGCTCCTGCCCTTCCCCCTCTCCGCCGCCGCGCTCGAGGGGAACGGCGCCGCGTGA
- a CDS encoding glutamine synthetase family protein, whose product MSDLKTGGRFGAALREILADDTAFARHQEANLRPETVAALGAKIREHGVKYIYYMLPTVGSRTVAKVVPAKHFERNLKKGIAFHRTALTDLQTSREGELIGGGVAAHEFWGLPEPETFDVLPWDPEVARIFCTAYEPPHLGEVGGRLLPLDTRALFKAAHAGFTERTGLELRSGLEPEMTWSGPGTEVISKEDQSPAYQVENLEKMRPMYKKVISYAQELGLDMIEGDYEDDGQVELNWNYDRADLTAERMTTYRQICKQVARELGLQASFMPKPYNGKMGNGCHHNLSLWRVADDGTAENVIEDGRVELHVTELARHAIAGMLLHTPGSMLVMGSTVNSYKRYWDAGQFAPSGADWGLDTRGVAIRISSNGRMEYRLPDASVNPYLSHLYLLASIEHGLEAKLDPGEPGEHSEVLSGIVVPNTLGMAIEAFEADEYLMGAIPEALTKIFIQLKRDEWARYCGLITQWEFDQYWEAIP is encoded by the coding sequence ATGTCTGACCTCAAGACCGGCGGACGCTTCGGCGCGGCGCTGCGCGAGATTCTCGCGGACGACACCGCCTTCGCGCGGCACCAGGAGGCGAACCTCCGGCCGGAGACCGTCGCCGCCCTCGGCGCGAAGATCCGGGAGCACGGCGTGAAGTACATCTACTATATGCTGCCGACCGTGGGATCGCGCACCGTCGCGAAGGTCGTGCCCGCGAAGCACTTCGAGCGCAATCTGAAGAAGGGGATCGCGTTCCACCGCACCGCGCTCACCGACCTTCAGACGAGCCGCGAGGGCGAGCTCATCGGCGGAGGCGTCGCCGCGCACGAGTTCTGGGGACTCCCGGAGCCGGAGACCTTCGACGTGCTGCCGTGGGATCCGGAGGTCGCGCGGATCTTCTGCACCGCGTACGAGCCGCCGCACCTCGGCGAGGTCGGTGGGCGCCTACTGCCGCTCGACACCCGGGCCCTCTTCAAGGCCGCGCACGCCGGATTCACGGAGCGCACGGGCCTCGAGCTGCGCAGCGGCCTCGAGCCGGAGATGACGTGGAGCGGCCCGGGCACCGAGGTCATCTCCAAGGAGGATCAGAGCCCCGCGTATCAGGTCGAGAACCTCGAGAAGATGCGCCCCATGTACAAGAAGGTCATCTCGTACGCCCAGGAGCTCGGACTCGACATGATCGAGGGGGACTACGAGGACGACGGGCAGGTGGAGCTGAACTGGAACTACGACCGCGCGGATCTCACCGCCGAGCGGATGACCACCTACCGGCAGATCTGCAAGCAGGTCGCGCGCGAGCTCGGCCTGCAGGCGAGCTTCATGCCGAAGCCCTACAACGGCAAGATGGGCAACGGCTGCCACCACAACCTCAGCCTCTGGCGGGTCGCCGATGACGGCACGGCCGAGAACGTGATCGAGGACGGCCGCGTGGAGCTGCACGTCACCGAGCTCGCCCGGCACGCCATCGCCGGAATGCTGCTGCACACCCCGGGCTCGATGCTCGTCATGGGATCCACCGTGAACTCCTACAAGCGGTACTGGGACGCGGGGCAGTTCGCGCCGTCCGGCGCCGACTGGGGCCTCGACACCCGCGGGGTGGCGATCCGGATCTCCTCGAACGGGCGCATGGAGTACCGGCTGCCGGACGCCTCCGTGAACCCCTACCTCTCGCACCTCTACCTGCTCGCGTCGATCGAGCACGGGCTCGAGGCGAAGCTCGACCCCGGGGAGCCCGGCGAGCACAGCGAGGTGCTCTCGGGCATCGTCGTGCCGAACACCCTGGGCATGGCGATCGAGGCCTTCGAGGCCGACGAGTACCTCATGGGCGCGATCCCCGAGGCGCTCACCAAGATCTTCATCCAGCTCAAGCGGGATGAGTGGGCTCGCTACTGCGGCCTGATCACGCAGTGGGAATTCGATCAGTACTGGGAGGCAATTCCGTGA
- a CDS encoding cytochrome P450: protein MATQTDDTEVPYLDIAAPEFAMSSEQVREARERSWYAETNYGYGVLRYREVSELLKHPSLNQGSAKWPDHHGVHSGLFHDWWSKNLLVLEGEEHHRIRRLLNPAFSPTVARRLEPEFAEIATELIDAMKAKAASGEEIEFVGDFAEPFATRALCAMMGLSHEHWPFIADRANTVGYALSVSIKEDIERIDVAVQELYDFVDQLIRERKADPGQDVVSRLVQFSEAGDKLTDAELRNALVLMLFGGMDTTRNQLGLILQTFMRNPEQWELLAERPAELAKPALEEALRANPTTRWVTREANEDFEYQGLRIAKGTTVHLFTMSSGTDPEAYPDPQIDIEAEGRKPHHTFGGGVHHCLGHYIARADMSVALPLLAESFTDLSCPGGDTWLPDSGNHGPVRLPITFTVRDRA from the coding sequence ATGGCCACCCAGACCGACGACACCGAAGTGCCGTACCTCGATATCGCCGCTCCCGAGTTCGCCATGAGCTCGGAGCAGGTGCGCGAAGCGCGCGAGCGCAGCTGGTACGCGGAGACGAACTACGGCTACGGCGTGCTCCGGTACCGCGAGGTCTCGGAGCTGCTCAAGCACCCGAGCTTGAACCAGGGCAGCGCGAAGTGGCCGGATCACCACGGCGTGCACTCCGGGCTGTTCCACGACTGGTGGTCCAAGAATCTCCTGGTGCTGGAAGGGGAGGAGCATCACCGCATCCGCCGCCTCCTCAACCCCGCGTTCTCCCCGACGGTGGCCCGCCGCCTGGAGCCCGAGTTCGCGGAGATCGCCACCGAGCTCATCGACGCCATGAAGGCGAAGGCGGCGAGCGGCGAGGAGATCGAGTTCGTCGGCGACTTCGCCGAGCCGTTCGCCACCCGTGCCCTGTGCGCGATGATGGGACTCTCGCACGAGCACTGGCCGTTCATCGCGGACCGGGCGAACACGGTCGGCTACGCGCTCAGCGTATCCATCAAGGAGGACATCGAGCGGATCGACGTGGCGGTGCAGGAGCTCTACGACTTCGTCGATCAGCTGATCCGCGAGCGCAAAGCCGACCCCGGTCAGGACGTGGTGTCGCGGCTCGTGCAGTTCTCCGAGGCCGGAGACAAGCTCACGGACGCCGAGCTCCGCAACGCGCTCGTACTGATGCTGTTCGGCGGCATGGACACCACCCGCAACCAGCTCGGACTCATCCTGCAGACCTTCATGCGGAACCCGGAGCAGTGGGAGCTGCTGGCCGAGCGCCCGGCGGAGCTGGCGAAGCCGGCGCTCGAAGAGGCGCTGCGGGCCAACCCGACGACCCGCTGGGTGACCCGCGAGGCGAACGAGGACTTCGAGTACCAGGGGCTGCGGATCGCGAAAGGCACCACCGTGCACCTCTTCACGATGTCGAGCGGCACGGATCCCGAGGCCTACCCCGACCCCCAGATCGACATCGAGGCGGAGGGCCGCAAGCCCCACCACACCTTCGGCGGCGGCGTGCACCACTGCCTCGGGCACTACATCGCCCGCGCCGACATGAGCGTCGCGCTCCCGCTCCTCGCCGAGTCGTTCACGGACCTCTCCTGCCCGGGCGGCGACACCTGGCTCCCGGACTCGGGCAATCACGGCCCCGTGCGACTCCCCATCACCTTCACCGTGCGCGACCGCGCGTGA